A window of the Drosophila simulans strain w501 chromosome 2L, Prin_Dsim_3.1, whole genome shotgun sequence genome harbors these coding sequences:
- the LOC6730964 gene encoding protein FAM32A-like, whose amino-acid sequence MSDEYACVAKGKLKLKNDSDLKKKKKKHKGKDKEKELQKAFVEQQIAESGATSTSATSGYERKLTKAEMASKKQQEKMRNKRIMDKAQTTHKERVEKFNEHLDTLTEHFDIPKVSWTK is encoded by the coding sequence ATGTCCGACGAGTACGCCTGTGTGGCCAAGGGCAAGCTTAAGTTAAAGAACGATTCGGATCtcaagaagaaaaagaagaagcacaAGGGCAAGGACAAGGAGAAGGAACTGCAGAAGGCGTTCGTGGAGCAGCAAATAGCGGAATCGGGGGCCACATCCACTTCCGCCACCAGTGGCTACGAGCGGAAGCTCACCAAGGCCGAGATGGCCAGTaagaagcagcaggagaagaTGCGCAACAAGCGAATCATGGACAAGGCACAAACCACCCACAAGGAGCGCGTGGAGAAGTTCAACGAGCACCTGGACACGCTCACCGAGCACTTTGACATCCCCAAGGTGTCTTGGACGAAGTGA
- the LOC27206717 gene encoding uncharacterized protein LOC27206717 isoform X1 — MKLLWLLLVGVVAGQPCDKLCPITDNFGCVSKDNKCFYTVRNPCILKAINCYRKSKSLSALKPILRSKCTNKEVPVCDNINK; from the exons ATGAAGTTACTCTGGCTGCTGTTAGTGG GCGTTGTTGCCGGGCAACCTTGTGATAAGCTCTGTCCCATCACAGATAACTTCGGATGTGTCAGCAAGGACAATAAATGCTTTTATACCGTTCGCAATCCATGTATTTTGAAGGCCATTAACTGCTATCGGAAATCGAAGAGCTTATCTG CTCTGAAGCCCATTTTGCGCAGCAAGTGCACCAATAAGGAAGTTCCAGTTTGCGATAATATCAATAAATAG
- the LOC27206717 gene encoding uncharacterized protein LOC27206717 isoform X2 codes for MKLLWLLLVDNFGCVSKDNKCFYTVRNPCILKAINCYRKSKSLSALKPILRSKCTNKEVPVCDNINK; via the exons ATGAAGTTACTCTGGCTGCTGTTAGTGG ATAACTTCGGATGTGTCAGCAAGGACAATAAATGCTTTTATACCGTTCGCAATCCATGTATTTTGAAGGCCATTAACTGCTATCGGAAATCGAAGAGCTTATCTG CTCTGAAGCCCATTTTGCGCAGCAAGTGCACCAATAAGGAAGTTCCAGTTTGCGATAATATCAATAAATAG
- the LOC6730965 gene encoding uncharacterized protein LOC6730965: MTSCVPAQQQKDQEQLLKELASSGDEMDDPDDPDQEHHQLVEPTFSFSNSNTCWVCNGYYGPNFGEPLCGACHAFLYNAQRAEEMLTELSDDEDSGNDEPPFKDKQEDEETENDVDIMGFEDLEDPQPAAVPQHPNPQPPMEPQDQQPAQPVIDLPQPVPEAAAPRRESPERDFEHERAINPFLLPIKRPRATAPLALPHYMHELADGRARVHEYNAASGSGASGSSRNIVNIIPVEVMLKIFAYLDDMSLWMASEVCKQWHHIVGKNTAQSMWKAYIKQRWPLFDSLADNPNWYRLYGALMSSCFCRTCLIEMGGRGQHAQEADPQLGDREPGNVMRNNFLRGEANLLNSYESEGISAIPLDRQNNYWQATILGPPGSPYEGGKFFLFIYFPERYPMTPPTVRFLTKILHPNVSRHGDVGIDIFQQHNWSLALNVAKVLLSVQSLLTDPYTEVCMEPELGYIYEHERERFEQLVRAWTWKYAMYELIAPR; the protein is encoded by the exons GGTAGAGCCGACCTTCTCTTTTTCG AATAGTAACACCTGCTGGGTGTGCAACGGCTACTATGGGCCCAACTTCGGGGAACCGTTGTGTGGCGCCTGCCACGCCTTCCTTTACAACGCACAGCGGGCGGAGGAGATGCTCACGGAGCTCTCTGACGACGAGGATTCTGGGAACGACGAGCCGCCGTTCAAGGACAAgcaggaggatgaggagaCCGAAAATGACGTAGACATCATGGGCTTTGAGGATCTGGAGGACCCCCAACCGGCAGCCGTGCCACAACATCCAAATCCGCAGCCACCAATGGAGCCACAGGATCAACAGCCAGCCCAACCAGTTATAGATCTGCCCCAGCCGGTGCCGGAGGCTGCGGCACCACGACGCGAGTCTCCTGAGCGCGACTTCGAGCACGAGAGAGCCATTAATCCCTTCCTGCTACCCATTAAGCGTCCGCGGGCCACGGCTCCCTTGGCTCTGCCCCATTACATGCATGAGCTGGCCGATGGAAGGGCGCGAGTGCATGAATACAACGCCGCCAGCGGAAGCGGAGcaagtggcagcagcagaaacattGTCAACATAATACCCGTCGAGGTGATGCTGAAGATATTCGCCTATCTGGACGACATGTCGCTGTGGATGGCTAGTGAAGTTTGCAAGCAGTGGCACCACATTGTCGGGAAAAACACGGCCCAGAGCATGTGGAAGGCGTATATCAAGCAGCGCTGGCCGCTGTTCGACAGTTTGGCGGACAATCCCAACTGGTATCGGCTGTACGGGGCACTGATGTCTTCCTGCTTCTGTCGCACTTGCCTGATTGAGATGGGCGGTCGGGGTCAGCACGCACAGGAAGCAGATCCACAGCTGGGCGACCGGGAGCCGGGCAACGTAATGCGCAACAACTTCCTGCGCGGTGAAGCAAATTTGTTGAACAGCTACGAATCTGAGGGTATATCGGCCATACCGCTGGATCGACAAAACAACTACTGGCAGGCGACAATCCTGGGGCCACCGGGCAGTCCCTACGAAGGCGGCAAGTTCTTCCTGTTCATCTACTTCCCGGAGCGATATCCGATGACACCGCCCACAGTACGTTTCCTCACCAAAATCCTGCATCCAAATGTGTCGCGGCATGGAGACGTGGGCATCGACATCTTCCAGCAGCACAACTGGTCTCTCGCGCTGAACGTGGCTAAGGTGCTGCTTTCGGTGCAGAGCCTGCTGACCGATCCGTATACCGAGGTCTGCATGGAGCCGGAACTTGGATACATCTATGAGCACGAGCGCGAACGGTTCGAGCAACTGGTGCGCGCGTGGACATGGAAGTACGCCATGTATGAGCTAATTGCACCGCGCTAG
- the LOC27207888 gene encoding uncharacterized protein LOC27207888, whose product MAASTCVLLAMLLWILFAAVQSAEWEDIHYDPNHPGKCTINPGLVLNPGVSIKDPTHECRKILCGLNGRVVYHSCGVSILSPPCRYGDYINPDLPYPDCCSRTLLCN is encoded by the exons ATGGCCGCGAGCACTTGTGTCCTTTTGGCTATGCTCCTGTGGATCCTTTTTGCCGCGGTCCAGTCGGCGGAATGGGAGGACATCCACTACGATCCGA ACCATCCTGGTAAGTGCACCATCAACCCGGGACTCGTCCTCAATCCGGGGGTTAGCATCAAGGATCCCACGCACGAGTGCCGCAAAATCTTGTGCGGCCTCAACGGACGTGTCGTTTACCACAG CTGCGGAGTGAGCATCCTGTCGCCTCCTTGCCGGTACGGTGACTACATCAATCCGGATCTTCCGTATCCTGACTGCTGCAGCAGGACTCTACTTTGCAACTAG
- the LOC27208526 gene encoding C-type lectin 37Da, with protein sequence MIVKLTGSTTFLVTLFLFEVSRNVAGAHEVLEKTNETFVRIGDSYYLIERKLKKNWFAAYGTCRQLQAELITLETLDELRLVSEYLLENKIFETYWTSGTDLGNNGKHAWFSNGLPLSTDLWYNGEPNNKNNEERCVELGSDLGSNKVPGINDRNCIFMISYICEEVQPKYNSCP encoded by the exons ATGATTGTTAAACTTACTGGATCTACTACCTTTTTGGTAACACTATTTCTGTTTGAGGTTTCTAGAAATGTTGCCG GAGCTCATGAGGTGCTTGAGAAAACTAATGAAACATTTGTTAGGATCGGAGACAGTTACTATCTTATTGAacgaaaacttaaaaaaaattggtttGCTGCTTACGGAACTTGTCGACAACTACAAGCGGAATTAATCACTCTTGAAACTTTAGACGAATTGCGCCTGGTATCCGAATACcttttagaaaataaaattttcgaGACATATTGGACCTCCGGAACGGATTTGGGAAACAACGGAAAACATGCCTGGTTTTCCAATGGACTGCCCTTGTCAACGGATTTGTGGTACAATGGAGAACCAAATAACAAGAATAATGAGGAGCGTTGCGTTGAATTGGGATCTGATTTGGGATCGAACAAAGTGCCAGGAATTAACGATCGGAATTGCATCTTTATGATTTCTTATATTTGCGAAGAAGTTCAGCCGAAATATAATTCATGTCCGTAA
- the LOC6730963 gene encoding LOW QUALITY PROTEIN: uncharacterized protein LOC6730963 (The sequence of the model RefSeq protein was modified relative to this genomic sequence to represent the inferred CDS: inserted 2 bases in 1 codon): MSFVPESFIIYGFLWSLVVFPAFAYISFNNYDDSAYPHRSVLDXGQTFRLKSLHCTTILCIGDGYGMLFTCDKKEPPEHCHFTDYLNGDANYLDCCNLKLECD; this comes from the exons ATGTCGTTTGTTCCAGAGagctttattatttatggctttttaTGGAGCTTGGTGGTTTTCCCAGCTTTCGCTTATATTTCCTTCAACAACTACGACGATTCAG CCTATCCCCATCGCTCTGTTCTCGA GGGTCAGACATTTCGCCTAAAATCCCTGCACTGCACCACAATTTTGTGCATTGGCGATGGATATGGAATGCTGTTTAC GTGTGATAAAAAGGAACCACCAGAGCATTGTCACTTTACGGATTACTTGAATGGGGATGCCAATTATCTAGATTGCTGTAACCTTAAACTTGAGTGCGACTGA